One genomic region from Chthonomonas calidirosea T49 encodes:
- a CDS encoding CdaR family protein: MRLFTRQPNAPSGVPALLGRLQSNIGLKLISLFLSLLLYFYVQAEHNMNPQITVPLRATVQVHNVPSDVICDATTLHPLVHVTGPRILVENMRDGDVVADVDLAGQGSNTHVAIVPARYTIPTLKPDVMDQIHIEGPVTLHIQLYARITRVLPIRVVLPPPPLGYAYQNLQVVPAHAEVSGREDYVDAVARLNVYPTLLAEGVVRGDFAVQAVNKQGVTIPNVTVSPPTAHVTAYLVSEPSFQIAVVSPQVASLPMPPYRVTRIEALPSQVELKGLPTILGRLSVVSTEPIELQSLTADATLEANLELPDGVKAYNLQGQPLSRVKIYVSIVKEAVPTPSRPSSSAPSSGETSPPPKTDGG; this comes from the coding sequence ATGAGACTTTTTACTCGTCAACCTAATGCGCCGAGCGGGGTTCCGGCTCTATTGGGGCGGCTGCAGAGTAATATTGGGCTGAAACTTATCTCGTTGTTTCTCTCGCTTCTGCTCTACTTCTACGTGCAGGCCGAGCACAATATGAACCCTCAGATCACGGTGCCGCTTAGGGCGACTGTGCAGGTTCACAACGTTCCAAGCGACGTGATCTGCGATGCGACCACGTTACACCCGCTTGTGCATGTTACAGGGCCTCGCATTCTGGTGGAAAACATGCGCGATGGGGACGTGGTTGCCGATGTGGATTTGGCCGGTCAGGGCAGCAACACGCATGTGGCCATCGTGCCGGCGCGTTACACCATTCCGACGCTGAAGCCAGATGTGATGGATCAGATTCACATTGAGGGGCCGGTAACGCTGCACATTCAGCTTTATGCCCGCATCACGCGCGTGCTTCCGATACGTGTGGTGCTTCCGCCACCTCCTTTGGGCTACGCTTACCAGAACTTACAGGTGGTGCCGGCACATGCCGAGGTAAGCGGCCGCGAAGACTACGTAGATGCTGTAGCCCGCCTAAACGTCTACCCTACGCTTCTAGCGGAGGGGGTTGTTCGCGGCGATTTTGCGGTTCAAGCGGTGAATAAGCAGGGGGTTACGATTCCGAATGTGACGGTCTCCCCTCCAACCGCGCACGTAACGGCCTATCTGGTTTCCGAGCCCTCTTTTCAGATCGCCGTAGTCAGTCCACAAGTTGCCTCGCTGCCGATGCCGCCTTATCGGGTCACGCGCATTGAGGCGCTGCCAAGCCAGGTGGAGCTTAAAGGCTTACCTACCATTTTAGGTCGGCTGTCTGTTGTGAGCACTGAGCCGATCGAGCTACAGTCGCTCACCGCCGATGCCACGTTGGAGGCAAATTTGGAGCTTCCAGATGGCGTGAAGGCCTACAACCTTCAGGGACAGCCGCTTTCGCGCGTAAAGATCTACGTTTCCATTGTTAAGGAGGCCGTTCCAACGCCCTCACGCCCCTCATCGAGCGCGCCGAGTTCGGGTGAGACTTCACCGCCTCCGAAGACCGATGGCGGGTAG
- the cdaA gene encoding diadenylate cyclase CdaA gives MTPAQALHAVSTHITWYGALDILLVAYLIYRLLLLVRGTRAWQILGGLFTLAAALYLSSLLHFDTLNWLLRQVLPLGPVALVILFYPELRHALEEFGPRFWSQGLTLLPREDLSAVIDAVAMATYHLSANRTGALIVFERQTGLDEIITTGVPIDAVVTDQLLETLFYKGTPLHDGAVVIRRGRIAAAGCVLPLTDRPRVEAAVHTRHKAAMGMAENSDALIVVVSEETGTISLAVGDKFIRGLNRETLRERLTRQLQPPERLFGNRRAVK, from the coding sequence ATGACACCGGCACAAGCGCTCCATGCGGTTAGCACGCATATCACCTGGTATGGTGCGCTTGATATTTTGCTTGTGGCCTACCTCATCTATCGGCTCCTTCTGTTGGTACGCGGCACGCGGGCTTGGCAGATTTTGGGAGGGTTGTTTACGTTGGCGGCCGCTCTCTATCTCAGCTCCCTGCTTCATTTCGATACGCTCAATTGGCTGCTGCGTCAGGTGCTGCCTCTCGGCCCGGTGGCCTTGGTCATCCTCTTTTATCCGGAGCTACGCCATGCGCTCGAGGAGTTTGGCCCTCGCTTTTGGAGCCAAGGTTTAACGCTTCTACCTCGTGAAGACCTCAGCGCGGTGATTGATGCCGTTGCTATGGCCACCTATCATCTCTCTGCAAACCGTACGGGGGCTCTCATCGTATTCGAGCGCCAGACCGGTCTGGATGAGATCATTACGACCGGTGTGCCGATAGATGCGGTGGTGACCGATCAGCTTTTGGAAACCCTCTTTTATAAAGGGACCCCTCTGCACGATGGGGCGGTGGTGATTCGTCGAGGTCGGATCGCCGCTGCCGGATGTGTGTTACCCCTCACCGATCGACCGCGCGTGGAGGCGGCGGTTCACACACGCCATAAGGCCGCGATGGGGATGGCGGAGAACAGCGATGCGCTGATTGTGGTTGTCTCTGAAGAGACGGGAACCATTTCGCTAGCTGTGGGCGATAAGTTCATTCGAGGGCTGAATCGAGAGACGTTGCGCGAGCGTCTTACGCGTCAGTTGCAACCGCCAGAGCGTCTTTTTGGAAATAGACGGGCCGTAAAATGA
- a CDS encoding glycosyltransferase family 4 protein, translated as MPTRIALVTRPAVGGIRRHLHTLISGLQQAGWEPLLLAPPDFMVEGLSVPQYPMAFSVRQSPPAHIRTVFQLTRWLQMQAPHIVHAHGLWAALLTAPATWRAQLPFVFTLHNLIPRLSAPQRLFFQWAAKRASRIIAVSEAVARTAEAVGIPSQWIEVIPNGIDPTPFLQLPSRKEARAQLSLPLDRPVVASVGRLSQEKGFDVLLVAAQRLANQPVPPLVVIAGDGPERASLAQQASSLKHVRLLGPLPSVEPLYAAADLVVIPSREEGQGIVAIEAMFARKAIVATAVGGLMETLDGGRCGRLVPPGDAVALAEAIGELLADPAGREHAIEAAFRRATALYTADRMVARHLALYQELLPKKIFC; from the coding sequence ATGCCCACACGCATCGCGCTGGTTACGCGTCCGGCGGTGGGAGGCATTCGCCGTCATCTACACACACTGATTTCCGGTTTGCAGCAAGCGGGCTGGGAGCCGTTGCTGTTAGCGCCTCCCGATTTTATGGTGGAAGGTCTCTCTGTGCCACAGTACCCCATGGCGTTCAGTGTACGTCAAAGCCCGCCAGCGCACATCCGAACCGTGTTCCAGCTTACCCGATGGTTGCAGATGCAGGCGCCACACATCGTTCATGCGCATGGGCTATGGGCGGCTCTGTTAACGGCACCAGCCACGTGGCGCGCCCAACTCCCCTTCGTGTTTACCTTGCATAACCTAATACCTCGATTGAGCGCGCCCCAGCGGCTCTTTTTCCAGTGGGCTGCCAAGCGTGCAAGCCGCATCATCGCCGTGTCGGAGGCTGTGGCACGCACCGCGGAGGCAGTCGGCATTCCCTCCCAATGGATTGAGGTGATCCCAAACGGAATTGACCCTACGCCGTTTTTACAGCTGCCCTCCCGTAAGGAGGCGAGAGCGCAGCTGAGCCTGCCGTTGGATCGTCCTGTTGTTGCATCCGTCGGGCGGCTTTCGCAGGAGAAAGGGTTTGACGTTCTCCTGGTCGCGGCCCAGCGGCTTGCCAATCAACCCGTGCCACCCCTGGTGGTCATTGCCGGCGATGGCCCGGAGCGAGCATCGTTGGCTCAACAGGCCTCCTCTTTGAAGCATGTGAGGTTACTGGGGCCGCTGCCGTCGGTGGAACCCCTTTATGCGGCGGCCGATCTCGTGGTGATCCCTTCGCGCGAGGAGGGGCAAGGAATTGTAGCCATAGAGGCCATGTTTGCCAGAAAAGCGATTGTGGCGACCGCTGTTGGAGGGTTGATGGAGACGTTGGATGGAGGTCGCTGTGGCCGATTAGTTCCACCGGGAGATGCGGTTGCTTTAGCGGAGGCCATCGGGGAGTTGTTGGCCGATCCCGCAGGGCGGGAGCACGCGATTGAAGCCGCATTTCGAAGGGCGACGGCTCTTTACACGGCGGATCGAATGGTTGCTCGCCACTTAGCGTTGTATCAAGAGTTGCTGCCAAAAAAAATTTTTTGCTAA
- a CDS encoding CsgG/HfaB family protein — MNRKSALLGLLLCVFVSCCWPSCAAQGTDDSGKPAGQESTQGQNTDNKQEASSAKKLQKENRALMEALRKLPPYYGPRKRIGVMNMDVKVTATSYTAPTSNGGSVTTTSVQIPPPTDFGTGLTEMLTTALIDSKRFVVLERSALQDIQSEQQLGASGGVNPNSAPKTGQLLGAQALIRGAVTEYSFEESSVGAGGVLGRALGLSTGHSTAMVGIDVRLYDVATGEVIDSVHAVGRATASGTAISYNKGDVGLTMEAVSNTPLGEAVRRAIAQAVLFICNRMQAVPWEGRIADIEMGDNNSQDLYLNAGSDAGLQVGDKLDILHPGHAVVDPDTQTVIGRTKDVEAGQAHIVEVRDHIAILAADSGSGFQVGDVVHFISHADGSSAEGSSTQSK, encoded by the coding sequence ATGAACAGAAAAAGCGCTCTATTGGGGCTATTGCTCTGCGTGTTCGTAAGCTGCTGTTGGCCGAGTTGTGCGGCCCAGGGAACCGATGATTCGGGCAAGCCTGCGGGGCAAGAGAGCACGCAGGGGCAAAATACGGACAACAAGCAGGAGGCCTCTTCGGCAAAAAAGCTGCAAAAAGAGAATCGTGCGCTCATGGAAGCGTTACGGAAGCTTCCTCCCTATTATGGGCCTCGGAAGCGCATTGGCGTGATGAATATGGATGTCAAGGTAACAGCCACCTCGTACACCGCTCCCACCTCGAATGGAGGCAGCGTTACCACCACAAGCGTGCAGATACCGCCTCCCACCGATTTTGGCACGGGGCTAACGGAGATGCTGACCACGGCGCTTATCGACAGCAAGCGCTTTGTGGTGTTAGAGCGCAGCGCCTTACAAGACATCCAGTCTGAGCAGCAGCTGGGGGCGAGCGGAGGGGTAAACCCCAACTCAGCGCCCAAAACCGGTCAGCTTTTAGGAGCACAGGCTCTGATACGTGGAGCCGTCACCGAGTACTCCTTCGAGGAGTCGAGCGTGGGGGCGGGAGGGGTTTTAGGGAGAGCACTTGGGCTCTCCACAGGGCATTCCACCGCCATGGTGGGCATTGACGTGCGTCTGTACGATGTGGCTACCGGGGAGGTGATCGATTCGGTTCATGCCGTAGGACGTGCTACTGCCAGCGGCACCGCCATCTCTTATAACAAAGGAGATGTAGGCCTCACCATGGAAGCCGTCAGCAACACCCCTCTTGGAGAGGCCGTGCGGCGTGCCATCGCCCAAGCCGTGCTGTTTATCTGCAATCGCATGCAGGCAGTGCCGTGGGAAGGGCGCATCGCCGATATCGAGATGGGCGACAACAACTCCCAAGACCTCTATCTAAATGCGGGAAGCGACGCGGGCCTACAGGTAGGCGACAAGCTCGACATTTTGCACCCCGGACATGCCGTCGTAGACCCCGATACGCAGACGGTGATCGGGCGCACGAAGGATGTGGAGGCTGGGCAAGCGCACATTGTGGAGGTGCGCGACCATATCGCGATCTTGGCGGCGGATAGCGGCAGCGGATTTCAGGTCGGGGACGTGGTTCACTTTATTTCCCACGCGGACGGTTCGTCCGCAGAGGGTAGTTCAACTCAATCAAAATAG
- a CDS encoding AAA family ATPase, with the protein MSAPPVLPSDSVGAAGHVQQTAERISREMQKAIVGQHELIEMLIVALLTGGHVLLEGVPGTAKTLAIRTLACILNVSFARIQFTPDLMPSDILGTNVFDPRSGQFNLKKGPIFAGLVLADEINRTPPKTQSALLEAMEERRVTIDGVSYELPFPFLVCATQNPIEFEGTYPLPEAQLDRFMLMVKIGYPSLEEEEEILARVLEGFRAQDLKTANITPILTAEELRQLRAEVERVRVEPAVRRYVVQVARATRDNRHTLLGASPRAVITLLTVARALAAIRGRDFATPDDVKDAAFPVLRHRLIVRPESELEGFTADRVLEAALQAVEVPR; encoded by the coding sequence ATGTCGGCTCCGCCGGTTTTGCCTAGCGATTCGGTGGGAGCGGCAGGCCATGTACAGCAGACGGCGGAGCGCATATCACGGGAGATGCAGAAGGCGATTGTGGGGCAGCATGAGCTGATAGAGATGCTGATCGTGGCCCTTCTAACAGGTGGGCACGTTTTGTTGGAAGGGGTTCCGGGAACGGCTAAGACGCTTGCCATACGCACGCTTGCCTGTATTCTCAACGTTTCGTTCGCTCGCATTCAGTTTACACCCGATCTCATGCCCTCCGACATTTTAGGCACCAACGTTTTCGATCCTCGCAGCGGGCAGTTCAATCTAAAAAAAGGCCCTATTTTTGCCGGCCTCGTGTTAGCGGATGAGATCAACCGCACCCCTCCTAAAACGCAGTCAGCGTTGCTAGAGGCGATGGAGGAGCGGCGTGTGACGATAGACGGGGTTTCCTACGAGCTGCCTTTTCCATTTCTGGTGTGCGCCACCCAAAACCCTATTGAGTTCGAGGGCACCTATCCGCTGCCGGAGGCCCAGCTCGACCGGTTTATGTTGATGGTGAAGATAGGGTATCCGAGCCTGGAAGAGGAGGAGGAGATACTAGCGAGGGTCTTGGAGGGCTTTCGCGCGCAGGACCTTAAGACGGCCAACATCACCCCTATTTTGACTGCTGAGGAGTTACGGCAGTTGAGGGCAGAAGTGGAGCGAGTTCGCGTGGAACCGGCGGTGAGGCGGTATGTGGTGCAGGTGGCGCGTGCAACCCGTGACAATCGGCATACGCTGTTAGGGGCCAGCCCGCGTGCCGTTATCACTCTTTTGACGGTGGCTAGGGCGCTGGCCGCCATACGCGGGCGGGATTTCGCGACGCCGGACGATGTGAAGGATGCGGCTTTCCCCGTTTTACGGCATCGTCTTATCGTGCGCCCCGAATCGGAGTTGGAAGGTTTTACGGCCGATCGGGTTTTGGAGGCCGCCCTACAGGCGGTAGAGGTTCCACGCTGA
- a CDS encoding DUF4129 domain-containing protein: MKRLGSQRQPHDKGAASNPFFSGALLVFGALCGVTCFAQTPDPNQVHMALKEILSRPEFRPAPSSSENPILKDIKNYLHHLFSALGRFWHWLVRHFNLGNIGVSSVPRPMVYGLIVGLVLLGGWLLWRLVKSTVWSRLAKQKEKPSFSVTTEPDRAEVRPEAEALLQQAYRFAAAGDYRQAFRALFLAILCRLDQAQIIEYARDRTNVEYLRALKARRLDGFYEIMAPLARDFDKFWYGRFAAEEGDYRRGLSAYEKIVGLLGGASMRGGQGGTGSA, encoded by the coding sequence ATGAAACGGCTCGGCTCTCAGCGGCAACCTCATGACAAGGGAGCGGCTTCAAACCCCTTTTTCTCAGGGGCGCTGCTGGTTTTCGGCGCTCTGTGCGGTGTCACCTGTTTTGCACAGACCCCCGATCCCAACCAGGTTCACATGGCTTTAAAGGAGATTCTTTCGCGGCCCGAGTTTCGGCCCGCCCCATCTTCCTCTGAGAACCCCATTCTGAAGGACATTAAAAACTACCTTCACCACCTTTTTAGCGCTTTAGGGCGGTTTTGGCATTGGCTCGTGCGGCACTTTAACTTAGGAAACATAGGGGTGTCGTCTGTTCCAAGGCCTATGGTTTACGGGTTGATTGTTGGGTTGGTGTTGTTAGGCGGGTGGCTATTATGGCGATTGGTGAAAAGCACGGTGTGGTCGCGCCTTGCTAAGCAGAAGGAGAAGCCCTCTTTTAGTGTAACGACCGAGCCCGATCGGGCGGAGGTGCGGCCTGAGGCGGAGGCTCTGTTGCAGCAGGCATATCGGTTTGCGGCTGCCGGTGACTATCGGCAGGCTTTTCGGGCGCTCTTTTTAGCGATACTGTGTCGGCTCGATCAGGCCCAGATCATCGAATACGCGCGAGACCGCACGAACGTCGAGTATTTAAGGGCGTTAAAGGCTAGACGCTTAGACGGGTTTTACGAGATTATGGCTCCGCTGGCACGAGATTTCGACAAGTTTTGGTATGGCCGATTTGCCGCCGAAGAGGGGGACTATCGGCGCGGTTTGAGCGCATATGAGAAGATCGTGGGCTTGTTAGGTGGTGCCTCCATGCGTGGGGGGCAGGGGGGTACGGGCAGTGCGTAG
- a CDS encoding DUF4350 domain-containing protein, with product MRSSRVSYELLLGLLFIGMCLALIYFNWEGSHVLPSDIPTSLSARPIGLKALYLLYDRLGFSVERLAGPWNRLDRRAALLIVQEPYAVSRLPSVAEIEALKRWVENGGTLFYASGLPARGYDTRDPLSGDIADVAAKNVPSVARVVPTLVADPLLRHVHAIAVRSPIRLQFRRGAPYRVLFQDAQGVVAVEKWVGKGRLIVVADDLLLNNQGIALQDNAVFMANLAALAVGGSDRWILFDEYHHGYGFASTPEAVQNEDVWQALPVSVKTVLLYLVAFGLVIIYNENRRRGPLRSLFVARPTAGGDYVVALGRLLQRAGATDLALQQLYKAFLQALAVTVSVDEKTPRSVLLERVAQDGVSDVGGLGSLLERCEQVLERGRPSLEELKELVRALDDWRRRLHLVGF from the coding sequence GTGCGTAGCTCTCGGGTCTCCTATGAGCTGTTGCTGGGGCTGTTGTTCATAGGAATGTGTTTAGCGCTCATCTACTTTAACTGGGAAGGCAGTCACGTCCTGCCCTCTGATATTCCCACCTCTCTCAGTGCTCGGCCGATCGGGCTCAAGGCGCTTTATCTGCTGTACGACAGGCTGGGTTTCTCTGTGGAGCGGCTGGCTGGGCCGTGGAATCGCCTTGACCGGCGGGCAGCGTTGCTGATTGTGCAGGAGCCTTATGCGGTTTCGCGGCTGCCCTCTGTGGCGGAGATAGAGGCGCTGAAGCGTTGGGTAGAGAACGGCGGCACGCTCTTTTATGCATCGGGTTTGCCGGCGCGCGGCTATGACACAAGAGACCCTCTCAGTGGCGACATCGCCGATGTGGCTGCCAAGAATGTGCCTTCTGTCGCACGGGTGGTGCCCACTTTGGTGGCCGATCCGCTGTTGCGCCATGTACATGCGATCGCGGTGCGCTCCCCCATTCGTCTGCAGTTTCGGCGAGGGGCGCCGTATCGTGTGCTTTTCCAGGATGCTCAGGGGGTAGTGGCCGTAGAGAAATGGGTGGGGAAAGGACGGTTGATCGTTGTTGCGGACGATCTGCTGTTGAACAACCAGGGGATTGCTCTCCAAGACAATGCCGTTTTTATGGCCAATTTGGCGGCGCTAGCGGTTGGTGGGAGCGATCGATGGATACTGTTCGATGAATATCATCACGGTTATGGGTTTGCCAGCACCCCTGAGGCTGTTCAAAATGAAGACGTTTGGCAAGCACTGCCCGTGTCGGTAAAGACGGTCTTGCTCTATCTTGTTGCTTTTGGGCTTGTGATCATTTATAATGAAAACCGTCGGCGCGGACCTCTTCGCTCGCTGTTCGTCGCGCGGCCTACGGCAGGAGGCGACTATGTGGTCGCTCTAGGGCGGCTATTGCAACGTGCTGGCGCCACCGACCTCGCTCTGCAACAACTTTATAAGGCCTTCCTTCAGGCTTTGGCGGTTACAGTGAGCGTTGACGAAAAGACACCACGTTCGGTGCTGCTTGAGAGGGTGGCGCAGGATGGGGTTAGCGACGTAGGAGGGTTGGGCTCTTTGTTGGAGCGCTGTGAGCAGGTGCTGGAAAGGGGGCGCCCTTCCCTGGAAGAGCTTAAGGAGCTAGTGCGCGCACTAGATGATTGGAGGAGGAGGCTTCATCTTGTCGGATTTTGA
- a CDS encoding citrate/2-methylcitrate synthase, whose protein sequence is MTAVAEGLRDVVIGTSTICEVLPSGQLFYRGYNIHDLADHSSFEEVVYLLWHGRLPTLAQLERFKAQLQQEMAFAENVFPLLKLFPKSAPPMDALRTAVSALGMFDADNGIHTPEANLRKSIRLQAAMPVLVAAFERLRQGLEPIKPRPELGIAGNFLYMLRGEEADPLYTRTLDIDFILHADHEINASTFATRVTVATGADIYAGIVSGIGTLSGPKHGAAAEETMRMLLEIGDISQVDAYIRPRLTGEKRIPIPGFGHAVYRAPDPRAQHLREMSRKLGELHNNLKWFEMTTAIEKLVEELSNTPERLAAGKQPIYANVDCFSASCYYVMGFPVHLYTPLFAISRTAGWCAHMMEQIQHQKLIRPRAEYVGPHNLPYIPIAQRENGIH, encoded by the coding sequence ATGACCGCCGTTGCCGAAGGCCTACGCGATGTTGTTATTGGAACCTCTACCATTTGCGAAGTGCTCCCATCCGGCCAGCTCTTTTACCGAGGATATAATATCCACGATTTGGCAGACCACTCCAGCTTCGAGGAAGTGGTCTATCTGTTGTGGCATGGTAGGCTCCCAACGCTCGCCCAACTAGAGCGATTTAAAGCCCAACTGCAACAGGAGATGGCCTTTGCGGAAAACGTCTTTCCCCTTCTGAAACTCTTTCCGAAATCGGCTCCGCCAATGGATGCGCTGCGCACGGCCGTTTCCGCCCTCGGCATGTTCGACGCGGATAACGGAATCCATACCCCTGAAGCTAACTTAAGAAAATCTATTCGATTACAAGCCGCTATGCCCGTGCTCGTGGCGGCCTTTGAAAGACTACGTCAAGGCTTGGAACCCATAAAACCGCGCCCCGAACTGGGCATCGCCGGTAATTTCCTCTACATGCTGCGTGGAGAAGAGGCCGACCCGCTCTACACCCGTACCCTCGACATAGATTTTATCCTCCATGCCGACCATGAGATCAACGCCTCCACGTTCGCCACGCGGGTCACCGTTGCCACCGGAGCCGATATCTACGCGGGCATCGTGTCGGGCATTGGCACGCTCTCCGGCCCCAAACATGGTGCCGCAGCGGAAGAGACCATGCGCATGCTCCTAGAGATCGGCGACATCTCGCAGGTGGACGCCTATATCCGGCCCCGACTCACCGGTGAGAAACGCATCCCTATTCCCGGTTTCGGGCATGCCGTCTATCGTGCGCCCGACCCGCGCGCTCAACATCTTCGCGAAATGAGCCGTAAACTCGGCGAGCTGCACAACAACCTAAAATGGTTCGAAATGACCACCGCTATTGAAAAACTCGTTGAAGAGCTCAGCAACACTCCAGAACGCCTCGCCGCCGGCAAACAGCCTATCTATGCCAATGTGGACTGCTTCTCCGCCTCCTGCTACTATGTGATGGGTTTCCCCGTCCATCTCTACACCCCTCTCTTCGCCATTAGCCGTACCGCAGGATGGTGCGCCCATATGATGGAACAGATCCAACATCAAAAGCTCATTCGACCGCGAGCCGAGTACGTCGGCCCCCATAACCTACCCTACATACCCATCGCACAACGCGAAAACGGAATTCACTAA
- the uvrC gene encoding excinuclease ABC subunit UvrC, with protein MPTPAVEEKLKTLPARPGCYLYKGEQGEILYVGKAINLRNRVRSYFQKGANLTPKVRRLVSKIADLEVIVCDSELEALVLECSLIKKHRPPFNVRLRDDKQYPYLCLTTSEPFPRLILTRRVRQDKNRYFGPYPNSRAVRTTMELINRIFPLISCGKPFDGSPVRKPCLYYHLGQCMAPCAGLADKNAYLTAVKEVIDFLEGRQEHIVQRLKQQMEEAAENLEFERAARLRDQWQAVEETLQRQKVLTTERIDQDVIAVVEDNTGLKEACVQMFFIRGGKLIGQNHFLVEGTEEESLSDVVREFLKQYYQDAASIPQEILLPCDIDEMEIVRQWLRQKRGKKVEIHVPVRGERKRLVEMATENALHALEQIKAEMRARLDNTEQALKELAEALGLAEPPQRIECYDISNTQGQHQVASMVVCEKGEMMPQEYRRFKIKRSDGKPNDYASIHEVIARRLKEAKQGNPKFTRLPSLIIVDGGRGQVSAAEAAMEEVNLHLPLAGLAKQFEHLYLPGEPDPVILPRNSQALYLVQRIRDEAHRFANTFGAKVRQRAQTHSILEEIPGIGPKRRRALQLHFGGLAKIRAATIEELAAVPGMTLKLATQLYETLHPNGFVDEVNGIPAETTD; from the coding sequence GTGCCCACGCCCGCCGTTGAGGAAAAACTGAAAACGCTGCCCGCTCGCCCCGGTTGCTACCTCTACAAAGGGGAACAAGGGGAGATTCTTTATGTGGGGAAAGCCATCAACCTGCGCAACCGGGTGCGCTCCTACTTTCAAAAGGGGGCTAACTTAACCCCTAAAGTACGTCGGCTTGTCAGCAAAATTGCCGATTTGGAGGTCATTGTCTGCGATAGTGAGCTGGAGGCCCTAGTGCTCGAATGCTCCCTCATCAAAAAACATCGCCCACCCTTCAATGTACGCCTTCGCGACGATAAGCAGTATCCTTACCTCTGCTTAACCACATCCGAGCCGTTTCCGCGCCTCATCCTCACACGCCGCGTTCGTCAAGATAAAAACCGTTACTTCGGCCCCTATCCCAACTCGCGCGCCGTTCGCACCACCATGGAGCTCATCAACCGCATCTTCCCGCTTATCTCCTGCGGCAAACCCTTCGACGGTAGCCCTGTGCGGAAGCCCTGCCTCTACTATCATTTAGGGCAATGTATGGCGCCCTGCGCCGGCCTCGCAGATAAAAATGCCTACCTAACCGCCGTGAAAGAGGTGATAGACTTCCTCGAAGGGCGCCAAGAGCACATCGTTCAACGGCTGAAACAACAGATGGAGGAGGCCGCCGAAAATCTAGAATTTGAACGCGCCGCACGCCTGCGCGACCAGTGGCAGGCCGTGGAGGAAACGCTCCAACGTCAAAAAGTCCTCACCACCGAAAGAATAGACCAAGATGTCATCGCGGTGGTGGAGGATAATACCGGCCTGAAAGAGGCCTGCGTGCAGATGTTCTTTATTCGGGGGGGCAAGCTCATCGGACAAAACCATTTTCTGGTGGAAGGCACCGAGGAGGAGAGCCTCAGCGATGTGGTTCGCGAGTTCCTAAAGCAGTACTATCAAGACGCCGCCTCTATCCCTCAAGAGATCCTTCTGCCCTGCGACATTGATGAGATGGAGATCGTACGGCAATGGCTGCGCCAGAAGCGAGGCAAGAAGGTGGAGATCCATGTGCCGGTGCGGGGCGAGCGTAAACGCCTAGTAGAAATGGCCACCGAAAATGCCCTGCACGCCCTCGAACAGATCAAAGCCGAGATGCGTGCACGCCTCGATAACACCGAGCAAGCTCTCAAAGAGCTGGCTGAAGCGCTAGGCCTGGCAGAGCCCCCTCAACGCATTGAGTGCTATGATATCTCCAACACGCAGGGGCAACATCAGGTCGCCTCTATGGTCGTGTGCGAAAAGGGCGAGATGATGCCGCAAGAGTATCGCCGATTCAAGATCAAACGCAGCGATGGCAAGCCAAACGACTATGCCTCGATACATGAGGTGATCGCGCGCCGCCTGAAAGAGGCCAAGCAGGGCAACCCTAAGTTCACTCGACTACCCTCCCTCATCATCGTGGATGGTGGGCGTGGACAGGTCTCCGCAGCCGAGGCCGCCATGGAAGAGGTGAATCTCCATCTTCCCCTCGCTGGCCTGGCCAAACAGTTCGAACACCTCTATCTACCAGGCGAGCCAGACCCCGTTATCCTGCCACGCAATAGTCAGGCGCTCTACCTAGTGCAGCGCATCCGCGATGAAGCGCATCGCTTTGCAAATACCTTCGGTGCTAAGGTGCGCCAACGCGCCCAAACCCACTCGATTTTAGAAGAGATACCCGGCATCGGCCCTAAGCGCCGACGCGCCCTCCAACTCCATTTTGGCGGCCTTGCCAAAATACGCGCCGCCACCATCGAGGAGCTGGCCGCTGTGCCCGGTATGACCCTCAAGCTGGCCACACAACTCTATGAAACCCTTCATCCAAACGGCTTCGTTGACGAAGTAAACGGCATCCCTGCAGAAACAACCGATTAA